A window of the Tiliqua scincoides isolate rTilSci1 chromosome 5, rTilSci1.hap2, whole genome shotgun sequence genome harbors these coding sequences:
- the LRRC3B gene encoding leucine-rich repeat-containing protein 3B codes for MHLVDLWLTRSLSMCLLLQSFVLMILCFHSASMCPKGCLCSHSGGLNVSCSNANLKEIPRDLPPETVLLYLDSNQITSIPNEIFKDLHQLKVLNLSKNIIEFIDEHSFKGVAETLQMLDLSDNRIKSVHKNAFNNLKARARIANNPWHCDCTLQQVLRSMASNHETANSVICKTSDIDEHAGRPFLNAVDTDLCNLPKKTTDYAMLVTMFGWFTMVISYVVYYVRQNQEDARRHLEYLKSLPSRQKKPEEADDISTVV; via the coding sequence ATGCATTTGGTAGACCTGTGGTTAACTCGCTCCCTCTCCATGTGTCTGCTCTTACAAAGCTTTGTCCTCATGATACTGTGCTTTCATTCTGCCAGTATGTGCCCCAAAGGTTGCCTTTGTTCCCATTCTGGAGGTTTAAATGTCAGCTGCAGCAACGCCAACCTCAAGGAAATACCCAGAGATCTTCCTCCTGAGACAGTCTTACTTTATTTAGATTCCAATCAGATAACCTCCATCCCCAACGAAATTTTCAAGGACTTGCACCAATTGAAAGTCCTGAACTTATCCAAAAACATTATTGAGTTTATAGATGAACACTCATTCAAAGGAGTGGCGGAAACCTTGCAGATGCTGGACTTGTCAGACAACCGGATTAAAAGTGTGCACAAAAATGCGTTCAATAACTTAAAGGCCAGAGCAAGGATTGCAAACAATCCTTGGCACTGCGACTGCACTCTGCAGCAGGTCCTGAGGAGCATGGCATCCAATCATGAAACAGCCAACAGTGTCATCTGTAAGACTTCAGACATAGACGAACATGCCGGGAGGCCGTTCCTCAATGCTGTTGATACCGACCTCTGCAATCTTCCTAAAAAGACTACTGATTATGCCATGCTGGTCACCATGTTTGGCTGGTTCACCATGGTGATCTCCTACGTAGTCTATTACGTGCGGCAAAATCAAGAGGATGCACGCAGGCACCTTGAGTACTTGAAATCCCTGCCAAGCAGGCAAAAGAAACCAGAGGAAGCTGATGATATTAGCACTGTGGTGTAG